From a region of the Penaeus vannamei isolate JL-2024 chromosome 2, ASM4276789v1, whole genome shotgun sequence genome:
- the LOC138865634 gene encoding uncharacterized protein → MKTKWNDYVSNTAVLERANITSIEAMIMKHRPRWSGHVMRMEDTRLPKKILFYELNTGDRTRGRPMLRFKGQLKKSLKEANIDPDAFEASASNRNEWRSKIKVGTDLFAEERRASLAAKRQ, encoded by the coding sequence atgaaaaccaaATGGAACGACTACGTATCCAATACAGCAGTCCTTGAAAGAGCCAACATCACCAGCATCGAGGCCATGATCATGAAACACCGCCCAAGATGGTCTGGCCATGTGATGCGTATGGAGGACACAAGGCTACCAAAGAAAATTCTCTTCTATGAGTTAAATACAGGTGATCGCACTAGAGGCCGCCCTATGCTTCGATTTAAAGGCCAACTCAAGAAATCCCTCAAGGAAGCTAACATAGACCCAGACGCCTTCGAAGCATCAGCGAGCAACAGGAACGAGTGGAGAAGCAAAATTAAAGTGGGCACGGACCTCTTTGCAGAGGAAAGAAGAGCCAGCCTGGCAGCTAAACGACAGTAA